The genomic window AATATAGTATATCCAACCGGATGACGAAGCAAAAGGGAATCTGTCAAAATCAAAACTGGCAAGAAGACGGCCGAGACCCTCCCCCAATAAAAAAAGGCCGAATCAGCTTCGGCCTTCGTTTCTATGGCAGGAAAGCGTCTATTTCATATGCTTGGCAATCAACTTGGTCATTTCAAACATGCTGACCTGTTTCTTGCCGCCAAAGACCGCCTTGAGGGAGTCATCCGCGTTAATCATTCTCTTGTTGACCGGATCCTGAAGCTTATTCTTCTTGATATAGTCCCAGAGCTTCTTGGTGATTTCCGTACGCGGTATCGCTTTCATACCCACCACGGCGCCGAGATATTCATCCGGCTGCATCGGTTTCATAAATGCCGGGTTCGGTTTGCGGGCGGTTTTCTTCTTCGCTGCTTTTTTCGCTGGCGCTTTCTTCTTCGCTGCTTTCTTTTTCGCCGGC from Candidatus Zixiibacteriota bacterium includes these protein-coding regions:
- a CDS encoding SWIB/MDM2 domain-containing protein — its product is MPMKKAKKPAKKKAPAKKKAAKKKAPAKKAAKKKTARKPNPAFMKPMQPDEYLGAVVGMKAIPRTEITKKLWDYIKKNKLQDPVNKRMINADDSLKAVFGGKKQVSMFEMTKLIAKHMK